The following proteins come from a genomic window of Chaetodon auriga isolate fChaAug3 chromosome 16, fChaAug3.hap1, whole genome shotgun sequence:
- the pyya gene encoding peptide YY-A, with amino-acid sequence MAVMLKPWTVLVAVVLCVLVCLGTLADAYPPKPENPGEDAPPEELAKYYTALRHYINLITRQRYGKRSAQEDVVAELLFGGDSNRDQRSRYDGSYMW; translated from the exons ATGGCCGTGATGCTGAAGCCGTGGACGGTGCTGGTGGCTgtagtgctgtgtgtgctggtgtgtctggGAACGCTGGCGGACGCCTACCCCCCAAAACCTGAGAACCCCGGAGAAGATGCCCCACCCGAAGAGCTGGCCAAGTACTACACCGCCCTGAGGCACTACATCAATCTGATCACCAGGCAGag GTATGGAAAGCGTTCAGCTCAGGAGGATGTGGTTGCAGAGCTGCTTTTCGGTGGCGACAGCAACAGAGACCAGAGATCAAG